A part of Biomphalaria glabrata chromosome 3, xgBioGlab47.1, whole genome shotgun sequence genomic DNA contains:
- the LOC106054210 gene encoding TOG array regulator of axonemal microtubules protein 1-like isoform X5: MTVTLLLMGVSCSKSEVFTPHTDIKENGFSRPEQKTSTNPSFLDPITVDGDESDFVTNSNSFKSGQDEFPVPRKATIARGSATRRKVPPISTSSEFDDSDSAYAASDESRSGINGSLKTIRNSASKKRADKLFEKIEKQSNLKNQSSPSSNSAHSDDSGSPSNEPKKSVKKPEPKSNHVINNNKAKRPNENADNDESPSRGTLKHIEYNPISGVTFRENKNSDVQIVGKGYGDDPTGGDGKVVPPMATAKLKEKRRLNNRGSLSSFSSGGQPIMYLPGSVVQDIDDLGDKGITLVGKGMFDISNNLDHAPVPTHEDRLERRRMDVKTIPAGVVGVAMHSTADLSSYSSETSGVDEDFDDETNLSLTQSLKEKVAMKHQQRLEEDERRRIEKERREKEKEERKEREKEEKLRKERERQQEKLKRLSSAESIHSLIESLSISGSASGSGTSLNRPTSPTNIIVNNSPSPLAKPLAAYPPKPQAPAVTTRKTLKTSNEPVSTYPMPVMSNFTPLDGESPEDWKPFKDSEGALRDLMKKLEQEDWETKCEGITMLRRMCVYHPDTVLASLHSITLAIVSEVKNLRSQVSRLAIVCVGEMFQSLKKGMDTEAEITAKTLLAKGGESNQFIREDVDKALCSLVDNLSPQRAMLALILGGASHKNVQIRKTTAQFVVELVEKMGAGKILSGVKDITDRVLPTVANFAMDSSQETRYYGRKILHMLMSHPEFEKMLSKHLPGNLLRNVQDVVDNLKQKGLGERPSELSSARSRKSGHGSRSNSSVRGGSANSPAEGAAPVQTQRRPLVRTDEARMEEVKNMTDLLAANNWQQRYEGISKFQAMCETYPQVVSSQIIKIFDKFLPRLTDSNSKVNLSALKVMLDVVPLIKDSMGSVISLTVSAVAPNLSSKNKEIYSTAAEIMDALIDNLDLTMLVQPFANQAINATSKSKADMVDKVSYLVEKVYPRKQQPIVLHVLPLVWHLLGSMNASGAAVHGGNVELRQATATLVNKLYECMGQALLDKASAEPSNTQRQMQMLQSLIDS; this comes from the exons ttgatgGAGATGAATCTGACTTTGTTACCAACTCAAACTCTTTTAAATCAG GTCAAGATGAATTTCCAGTGCCTCGTAAAGCTACCATCGCCAGAGGATCAGCAACCAGGAGGAAGGTGCCGCCCATTTCGACATCGTCTGAGTTTGATGACAGCGACAGTGCTTATGCTGCCTCAGATGAGTCTCGATCAGGG atAAATGGATCCCTAAAAACTATTCGCAACAGTGCATCTAAGAAACGTGCCGACAAGCTAtttgaaaaaatagaaaaacagaGTAACTTAAAGAACCAGAGTTCTCCCTCATCTAATTCAGCTCATTCGGACGACAGTGGCAGCCCATCAAATGAGCCGAAGAAAAG CGTCAAGAAGCCAGAGCCCAAGTCAAACCACGtgataaacaacaacaaagccaAGCGACCCAATGAGAACGCAGACAATGATGAAAGCCCCAGCCGAGGGACATTGAAGCACATAGAATACAATCCCATCAGCGGGGTAACGTTTCGTGAGAATAAAAACTCGGATGTCCAAATAGTAGGCAAAGGTTACGGCGATGACCCCACTGGGGGAGACGGGAAAGTTGTCCCTCCGATGGCCACAGCGAAACTCAAAGAGAAAAGAAGACTCAACAATAGAG GCTCACTGTCATCTTTCTCATCTGGTGGACAACCCATCATGTATTTGCCAGGAAGTGTTGTCCAAGACATAGATGACCTTGGTGACAAGGGCATCACTCTTGTGGGCAAGG GTATGTTTGATATCTCCAATAACTTGGACCATGCACCTGTTCCGACTCATGAAGACAGACTGGAGCGAAGACGGATGGATGTCAAAACCATTCCAGCTGGAGTGGTGGGTGTGGCCATGCACAGCACAGCTGATTTGTCCAGCTACAGTTCAGAGACCTCTGGTGTGGATGAAGATTTTGATGAC GAAACAAACTTGAGCCTGACTCAGTCTTTGAAAGAAAAAGTTGCTATGAAACATCAACAGAGGCTAGAAGAGGACGAGAGGAGAAGAATCGAGAAGgagaggagagaaaaagagaaagaagagagaaaagaaagagagaaagaagagaaactTCGAAAAGAAAGAGAGCGCCAGCAAGAAAAACTCAAACGCCTGTCAAGTGCTGAGAGTATCCACAGTCTGATTGAAT CGTTGTCAATATCTGGCTCAGCATCTGGTTCAGGAACCAGTTTAAACAGGCCGACATCACCAACCAATATAATTGTGAACAACAGTCCAAGCCCCTTGGCCAAGCCCTTAGCAGCATATCCACCTAAGCCCcaagccccagctgtgactaCACGAAAGACATTAAAAAC GAGCAACGAACCAGTGTCCACCTACCCAATGCCAGTCATGTCCAACTTCACCCCGCTGGATGGGGAAAGCCCAGAGGACTGGAAGCCTTTCAAAGACAGTGAAGGGGCACTGAGGGATCTCATGAAAAAACTGGAACAAGAAGATTG GGAAACCAAATGTGAAGGCATCACTATGTTGAGGAGAATGTGTGTATATCATCCTGATACAGTATTAGCATCATTACATTCAATTACATTGGCTATTGTCTCTGAG GTCAAAAACTTGAGGTCTCAGGTTTCAAGGTTAGCCATTGTTTGTGTTGGAGAAATGTTTCAATCACTGAAGAAAGGGATGGACACT GAGGCTGAGATTACTGCCAAAACCTTGCTGGCCAAGGGGGGAGAGAGTAATCAGTTCATCAGAGAGGATGTGGACAAAGCTTTGTGCAGTCTGGTGGACAACTTGAGCCCGCAGAGAGCAATGCTGGCCTTAATACTTGGTGGTGCCTC ACACAAGAATGTTCAGATTCGTAAAACTACGGCGCAGTTTGTAGTTGAACTTGTGGAGAAAATGGGTGCTGGTAAAATACTGAGTGGGGTCAAGGACATAACTGATAGGGTGTTGCCAACTGTTGCCAATTTTGCTATGGATAGTTCACAGGAGACGAG ATATTATGgacgtaaaatactgcacatgtTAATGTCTCACCCAGAGTTTGAGAAAATGTTGAGCAAACATTTACCAGGCAACTTGTTGAGAAATGTTCAAGATGTTGTGGACAATTTGAAACAAAAG GGTTTGGGTGAAAGGCCAAGTGAGCTCTCATCAGCAAGGTCAAGGAAGTCTGGTCATGGTAGTCGATCAAATTCTTCTGTGCGTGGAGGGTCAGCTAATAG TCCTGCAGAGGGTGCAGCTCCCGTTCAAACTCAGCGTCGCCCTCTTGTTCGAACGGATGAAGCTCGCATGGAAGAAGTGAAAAATATGACAGATTTGTTGGCGGCCAATAACTGGCAACAGAGATACGAAGGCATTTCCAAATTCCAAGCCATGTGTGAAACTTATCCTCAAGTAGTGTCTTCTCAAATTATTAAG ATATTTGACAAGTTTTTGCCCAGACTGACCGATTCTAATTCCAAAGTCAATCTGTCTGCCTTGAAAGTGATGCTGGATGTTGTCCCTTTGATCAAAGACTCGATGGGGAGTGTCATCTCTCTCACTGTCAGCGCCGTGGCTCCGAACCTTAGCTCTAAGAATAAAGAGATTTACTCCAcagcggctgaaataatggatGCACTGATAGACAATTTGG ATCTGACCATGTTAGTTCAACCATTTGCCAACCAAGCCATCAATGCAACATCCAAGAGTAAGGCTGATATGGTAGACAAGGTCTCAT ATTTAGTTGAAAAAGTTTACCCCCgcaagcagcagcccattgtgCTTCACGTGCTGCCGCTAGTTTGGCACTTGCTCGGCTCTATGAATGCCAGCGGGGCAGCGGTGCATGGGGGCAATGTGGAGCTCCGCCAGGCCACTGCAACACTAGTCAACAAGCTGTACGAGTGCATGGGTCAAGCCTTACTAGACAAAGCCAGTGCAGAGCCCAGTAACACACAAAGGCAAATGCAGATGTTACAAAGCTTGATAGACAGCTAA